One segment of Thermosynechococcus sp. HN-54 DNA contains the following:
- a CDS encoding inorganic diphosphatase — MDLSRIPAQPQPGVVNVLVEIAGGSRNKYEFDKEMNVFALDRVLYSAVHYPYDYGFIPNTLADDGDPLDGLVMMDEPTFPGCVIAARPIGMLEMIDSGDRDEKILCVPVDDPRYAEVKSLKDIAPHRLEEIAEFFRTYKNLQKKVTEILGWQDVDAVQPLVEKCIKAYKG; from the coding sequence ATTGATCTAAGCCGTATTCCTGCCCAACCCCAGCCGGGTGTTGTCAATGTGTTGGTGGAAATTGCTGGGGGCAGTCGTAATAAATATGAGTTTGACAAGGAAATGAACGTCTTTGCCCTCGATCGCGTGCTCTACTCGGCCGTGCACTACCCCTATGACTATGGGTTCATTCCCAATACACTGGCGGATGATGGCGATCCCCTCGATGGTTTAGTCATGATGGATGAGCCGACGTTTCCGGGCTGCGTGATTGCTGCCCGTCCCATTGGCATGCTGGAGATGATTGACAGTGGCGATCGCGACGAGAAAATTCTCTGCGTGCCTGTTGATGATCCTCGCTATGCCGAGGTGAAATCCCTCAAGGACATTGCGCCCCACCGCCTCGAAGAAATTGCTGAGTTCTTCCGCACCTACAAGAATCTGCAAAAGAAAGTGACGGAAATTCTTGGCTGGCAGGATGTGGATGCGGTGCAGCCCCTTGTTGAAAAATGCATTAAGGCCTACAAAGGCTAG
- a CDS encoding amino acid ABC transporter ATP-binding protein: MNNLGAAPEIVIQTCHLNKYFGDRHVLKDINFTVAKQEVVALIGPSGSGKSTLLRCLNGLETYQSGEILILGHSLPPVPTPQQLRLIRRDVGMVFQNFNLFPHMTVLQNIIEAPILVHKLPRRVAIEMADSLLAKVGLLDKRDAYPRQLSGGQQQRVAIARALAMQPEILLFDEPTSALDPELVGDVLAVMRQLAEEAMTMVVVTHEMQFAREVSCRVVFLADGQIIEEGSPQELFRRPQKERTRLFLERVLVRH, from the coding sequence ATGAACAACCTTGGGGCAGCCCCGGAAATTGTCATCCAAACATGCCACCTCAATAAGTATTTTGGCGATCGCCATGTCCTTAAGGACATTAACTTCACCGTTGCCAAACAAGAAGTGGTCGCCCTCATTGGCCCCAGTGGTTCTGGCAAAAGCACCTTGCTCCGCTGCTTGAATGGGTTAGAAACGTACCAATCGGGGGAGATTCTCATTCTCGGCCATTCCCTGCCCCCAGTGCCGACGCCACAACAACTGCGGCTGATTCGCCGGGATGTGGGTATGGTCTTTCAGAACTTTAACCTCTTTCCCCATATGACGGTGCTGCAAAACATCATCGAAGCGCCGATCCTTGTGCACAAACTCCCCCGCCGCGTGGCTATTGAAATGGCTGACAGTTTATTAGCCAAAGTGGGATTGCTGGACAAACGGGATGCCTATCCTCGGCAACTCTCCGGGGGACAACAACAACGGGTGGCGATCGCCCGCGCTCTTGCGATGCAACCGGAGATTCTTCTGTTTGACGAACCCACCTCTGCCCTTGACCCGGAACTGGTGGGGGATGTGCTCGCCGTCATGCGACAATTGGCCGAAGAAGCCATGACCATGGTGGTGGTCACCCACGAAATGCAATTTGCCCGTGAAGTCTCCTGCCGCGTGGTCTTTCTTGCCGATGGCCAAATTATTGAGGAAGGCTCGCCCCAAGAACTGTTTCGTCGTCCGCAAAAGGAGCGAACCCGCCTCTTTTTAGAGCGTGTGCTGGTTAGGCACTAG
- the topA gene encoding type I DNA topoisomerase — MSTLVIVESPTKARTIRKFLPPDYRVEASMGHVRDLPRSAADVPPELKGEEWATLGVNVAAGFEPLYIVPKDKQKVVKDLKTALKTADELLLATDEDREGESISWHLLQLLEPKVPVRRMVFHEITEEAIQEALRNCREVNQQLVRAQETRRILDRLVGYTLSPLLWRKIAPHLSAGRVQSVAVRLLVQRERERLAFRKGQFWDLKATLDQRGTLFPARLVSVGGQRLATSNDFDPATGQVRNPEAVLLLDEAAANALRDRLLTETWTVSEQEERQQTRKPAPPFTTSTLQQEANRKLHLSAQETMRIAQKLYEEGYITYMRTDSVHLSEQAIAAARNCVEAMYGKAFLSPQPRQYTTKTKGAQEAHEAIRPAGSQFRTPQETGLKDRELELYDLIWKRTVASQMADARVTLLTVSITAGDALFRAHGKRIDFPGFFRAYVEGSDDPDAALESQEVMLPLMQVGDILRCRALESVGHETQPPPRYTEASLVKALEQAGIGRPSTYATIISTIQEREYAIRRGNALEPTFTAFAVTALLEKYFPDLVDINFTARMEQTLDDISIGEVQWQPYLASFYLGENGLEQQVKERERTIEATEARAILLPELNAEVVVGRFGPFVVYQNGNGSEPIKASLPQDATPGSLTREQVEQLIRQKLEGPDKLGIHPETGEPIFLLTGRFGPYVQLGEATEANPKPKRASLPKGVSPDEVTLDLAITLLSLPRTLGVHPQTGKLIQANQGRFGPYIVHDPEGEKDYRSLKGEDDVYTITLERALELLATPKSSRGRAKKQVLAVLGTHPEDGEPVQILDGPYGPYVNHGKVNASLPEGMSPETMTLEQALPLLAEKAPKKTRRTSTATAPKTKPTTKKATAKVATKTTKTRRRQSTET; from the coding sequence ATGTCCACCCTTGTCATTGTTGAATCCCCAACAAAAGCCCGTACTATTCGCAAATTTCTGCCACCGGACTATCGCGTTGAAGCCTCGATGGGTCATGTCCGTGATCTGCCCCGCAGCGCTGCCGATGTCCCCCCCGAACTCAAGGGGGAAGAGTGGGCAACTCTAGGCGTCAATGTTGCTGCTGGCTTTGAACCTCTCTACATTGTGCCCAAGGACAAGCAAAAAGTTGTCAAAGACCTGAAAACCGCACTGAAAACAGCCGACGAACTCCTCCTCGCCACCGATGAAGACCGCGAAGGGGAAAGTATTAGTTGGCACTTGCTGCAACTGTTGGAGCCAAAGGTGCCTGTGCGGCGCATGGTCTTCCATGAAATTACTGAGGAAGCAATTCAAGAAGCCTTGCGCAATTGCCGCGAGGTCAACCAGCAACTGGTGCGTGCCCAAGAAACGCGGCGAATTTTAGACCGCTTGGTGGGCTATACCCTGTCGCCCCTCCTCTGGCGAAAAATTGCTCCCCATCTGTCGGCGGGGCGGGTGCAGTCGGTGGCAGTGCGCCTATTGGTGCAACGGGAGCGGGAACGGCTGGCCTTCCGCAAGGGTCAATTTTGGGATCTCAAGGCCACATTGGATCAACGGGGAACCCTCTTTCCAGCCCGTTTGGTGAGTGTTGGCGGTCAACGCTTGGCCACGAGCAATGATTTTGATCCGGCCACAGGACAGGTGCGCAACCCTGAGGCGGTCTTGCTCTTGGATGAGGCGGCTGCCAATGCCCTGCGCGATCGCCTGCTGACGGAAACATGGACGGTCAGCGAACAGGAGGAGCGCCAACAAACCCGCAAACCGGCTCCCCCCTTTACCACCTCGACGCTGCAACAGGAAGCCAACCGCAAACTGCACCTATCAGCACAGGAGACGATGCGTATTGCCCAGAAGCTTTACGAAGAGGGCTATATCACGTATATGCGCACGGACTCGGTGCATCTGTCGGAGCAAGCGATCGCCGCCGCCCGCAATTGTGTTGAAGCCATGTATGGCAAAGCCTTTTTGTCCCCTCAGCCGCGCCAATACACCACCAAAACCAAGGGTGCCCAAGAAGCCCACGAAGCGATTCGTCCTGCCGGTAGCCAGTTTCGTACCCCCCAAGAAACTGGTCTTAAGGATCGCGAACTGGAACTGTATGACCTGATCTGGAAACGCACGGTGGCTTCGCAGATGGCCGATGCCCGTGTCACCCTGCTGACGGTCTCGATTACGGCGGGGGATGCCCTCTTCCGTGCCCACGGCAAACGCATTGATTTTCCCGGCTTTTTCCGTGCCTATGTCGAAGGATCGGATGATCCTGATGCCGCCCTCGAAAGCCAAGAGGTGATGCTGCCCCTGATGCAGGTGGGGGATATTCTCCGCTGTCGCGCCCTTGAAAGTGTGGGTCACGAAACCCAGCCGCCGCCACGCTACACCGAAGCCAGCCTTGTCAAAGCCCTCGAGCAAGCCGGTATTGGGCGCCCCAGCACCTACGCCACGATCATCAGCACGATCCAAGAGCGCGAGTATGCCATTCGCCGCGGCAATGCCCTTGAACCGACCTTTACTGCGTTTGCTGTCACCGCACTGCTAGAGAAGTATTTCCCTGACTTGGTGGATATTAACTTCACCGCCCGCATGGAGCAAACCCTTGACGATATTTCCATCGGTGAAGTGCAGTGGCAGCCCTACCTTGCATCCTTTTACCTTGGTGAAAATGGCCTTGAGCAGCAGGTCAAGGAGCGGGAACGGACAATTGAGGCCACTGAAGCACGGGCAATTTTGCTGCCAGAACTGAACGCTGAAGTGGTAGTGGGTCGCTTTGGTCCTTTTGTCGTCTATCAAAATGGCAATGGCAGCGAACCCATTAAGGCTTCTTTGCCCCAAGACGCCACCCCCGGTAGCCTCACCCGTGAACAGGTGGAGCAATTAATCCGCCAAAAACTGGAGGGGCCTGACAAGCTTGGCATTCATCCAGAGACTGGGGAACCCATCTTTTTGCTAACCGGGCGGTTTGGTCCCTATGTGCAGTTGGGGGAAGCCACAGAGGCCAATCCAAAACCCAAACGAGCCTCGTTGCCCAAGGGGGTCAGTCCCGATGAAGTGACCTTAGACTTGGCGATTACATTGTTGTCACTGCCGCGAACACTGGGCGTTCATCCGCAAACGGGTAAGCTCATTCAGGCAAATCAAGGTCGCTTTGGCCCCTACATTGTCCATGACCCCGAAGGCGAGAAGGACTATCGTTCCCTCAAGGGGGAAGATGATGTCTATACGATTACCCTAGAGCGTGCCCTAGAGTTACTGGCAACCCCGAAATCGAGTCGCGGTCGTGCCAAAAAACAGGTGCTCGCGGTGTTGGGGACTCACCCAGAGGATGGGGAGCCGGTGCAGATCTTGGATGGTCCCTATGGTCCCTATGTCAACCATGGCAAGGTGAATGCCTCACTGCCAGAAGGGATGAGTCCAGAGACCATGACCCTAGAACAAGCCCTCCCCCTCTTGGCTGAAAAAGCGCCGAAGAAAACCCGCCGCACTTCAACGGCCACTGCCCCAAAAACAAAACCAACCACGAAGAAGGCCACAGCCAAAGTGGCCACAAAGACCACAAAAACCCGCCGTCGTCAGTCAACGGAAACCTAG
- a CDS encoding radical SAM protein, protein MNSPFTAETLLFERSRPRPEALRVLYGFPNTYSVGITSLGYQLVWAQLASRPDVAVGRLFTDVQESLPRDPELVGFSFSWELDYGNLLALLEQLGIPIWQRDRDNCHPLVFGGGPVLTANPEPFADFFDVILLGDAEPLLDPFLTTMAQVRSAPRSQQLDALAQVPGIYIPSLYQVSYNGTSGRIEKIAPVKANVPATVTKQVHRGNTLAASTVVTPRAAWEKIYMVEVVRSCPELCRFCLASYLTLPFRTPSLETLIPAIERGLAVTDRLGLLGASITQHPEFPALMEHLRQPQFAHVRVSLASVRTNTVTESLAQLLSQRGSQSLTIAIETGSARLRQVINKKLETEEILAAASHAQAGGLKGLKFYGMVGLPTETDADVEATVDLFRQLKKTALRLRLTLGCSTFVPKAHTPFQWWGVQPVAEKRLKFLKKELAKLGVEFRPESYHDSLIQALISRGDRRLAPLLEQVRRYGTSLGSYRRAFKELRGQLPDFEAYVTEHWPEDTILPWQHLQSGLPTKTLQNHLQRALAIA, encoded by the coding sequence GTGAATTCCCCCTTTACTGCTGAAACCCTCCTCTTTGAGCGATCGCGCCCACGGCCAGAGGCCCTGCGGGTCCTCTATGGCTTTCCCAATACCTACAGTGTCGGGATCACTAGCTTGGGGTATCAACTGGTGTGGGCACAGCTGGCTAGCCGTCCTGATGTGGCAGTGGGCCGCCTCTTTACCGATGTGCAGGAATCACTGCCTCGGGATCCGGAGTTGGTTGGATTTTCCTTCTCGTGGGAGTTGGACTACGGCAATCTGCTGGCTCTGCTGGAGCAGTTGGGCATTCCCATTTGGCAGCGCGATCGCGACAATTGCCATCCCTTGGTCTTTGGCGGTGGCCCGGTGCTAACGGCGAATCCTGAACCCTTTGCCGACTTTTTTGATGTGATTTTACTGGGGGACGCCGAACCCCTGCTCGATCCGTTTCTAACAACCATGGCACAGGTGCGCTCTGCCCCGCGATCGCAACAACTAGACGCCCTTGCCCAAGTGCCGGGCATTTATATTCCCAGTCTTTACCAAGTCAGCTACAACGGGACTAGCGGTCGGATTGAAAAGATTGCACCCGTCAAGGCCAATGTTCCTGCAACGGTCACCAAACAAGTGCATCGCGGCAATACCCTTGCTGCCTCAACGGTGGTTACTCCCCGCGCCGCTTGGGAAAAGATTTACATGGTGGAGGTGGTGCGCAGTTGTCCTGAGTTGTGTCGCTTTTGTTTGGCCAGCTATTTGACGTTGCCTTTTCGCACACCTAGCTTGGAAACCTTAATTCCTGCCATTGAGCGGGGGCTAGCGGTCACCGATCGCCTAGGGCTTTTGGGTGCCTCCATTACCCAACACCCTGAGTTTCCTGCGTTGATGGAACATTTGCGTCAGCCGCAATTTGCCCATGTGCGGGTCAGTTTGGCCTCAGTGCGCACCAATACGGTGACCGAATCCCTTGCCCAACTCTTGAGTCAACGGGGCAGTCAGTCGCTGACGATCGCCATTGAAACGGGGTCTGCCCGCCTACGCCAAGTAATCAATAAAAAATTGGAAACGGAGGAGATCCTCGCGGCCGCGAGCCATGCCCAAGCCGGCGGTCTCAAGGGGCTAAAGTTCTATGGCATGGTGGGACTGCCTACGGAAACGGATGCCGATGTCGAAGCCACGGTCGATCTCTTTCGCCAATTGAAAAAAACAGCGCTGCGCCTGCGGCTCACCCTTGGCTGTAGTACCTTTGTGCCCAAAGCCCATACGCCCTTTCAGTGGTGGGGGGTGCAACCCGTGGCTGAAAAACGCCTCAAATTCCTGAAAAAAGAATTGGCCAAATTGGGGGTTGAGTTTCGTCCTGAATCCTATCATGACTCGCTGATTCAAGCTTTAATTTCGCGGGGCGATCGCCGGCTTGCCCCCCTCCTCGAGCAGGTGCGCCGCTATGGCACCTCTTTAGGCAGTTATCGGCGGGCGTTTAAGGAACTGCGGGGACAGTTGCCCGATTTTGAGGCCTATGTCACTGAACATTGGCCAGAAGATACCATTTTACCGTGGCAGCATCTCCAGAGTGGTCTGCCCACTAAAACCCTGCAAAATCATCTGCAGCGAGCGCTGGCGATCGCCTAA
- a CDS encoding NUDIX hydrolase produces the protein MATVNWRSLNELVRIQSKWVTLIAEQWLTEKGETLEYWRVEKADSVIILTLQGDYLICLPPTFRVGIRRATVDFPGGRVLPDQTPMAMVPQILARELGTDTDSIQAIASLNEQPWLINSAFSNQRLWGFIAELAPTAPVPRGGSKFRLESPDIPQLLAQLECLQCRAVLLEWLSQRRQA, from the coding sequence GTGGCAACAGTGAATTGGCGATCGCTCAACGAACTGGTACGCATTCAATCGAAGTGGGTTACGTTAATTGCCGAGCAATGGTTAACCGAGAAGGGTGAAACTTTAGAGTACTGGCGGGTGGAAAAGGCGGACTCGGTGATTATCCTGACGCTGCAAGGCGACTACTTAATCTGCCTGCCCCCAACCTTTCGAGTAGGAATTCGGCGAGCCACTGTTGATTTTCCCGGTGGGAGAGTGCTTCCCGATCAAACCCCTATGGCAATGGTGCCCCAAATTTTAGCGCGAGAATTGGGGACTGACACCGATAGCATTCAAGCAATCGCCTCCTTAAATGAGCAACCGTGGCTTATCAATAGCGCCTTCTCTAATCAACGATTGTGGGGTTTTATTGCGGAACTAGCACCAACAGCACCCGTGCCACGAGGAGGGAGCAAGTTTCGGCTGGAGAGTCCAGACATCCCGCAGCTACTGGCTCAGTTGGAGTGCTTACAATGTCGGGCGGTTCTCTTGGAATGGCTTTCTCAGCGCCGACAAGCTTAG
- a CDS encoding DNA-methyltransferase, with the protein MTLIFTSPPYNLGKAYETPMAIEDYLQSQSQVIAELYRVLRPEGSLCWQVGNFVQGGEVYPLDILFYPLFKRLGLKLRNRIIWKFGHGLHATKRFSGRYETILWFTKSDHYIFHLDAVRIPAKYPGKRHFKGPNKGKPSGNPLGKNPSDVWEIVVQDWQELVWDIPNVKSNHPEKTLHPCQFPIELVERCVLALSHAGDWVFDPYMGVGSSLLAALMHNRRAMGCEKEPAYVNIARQRIQAYENGTLPYRPLGRPVYTPTGHEKIAQIPEEWQQ; encoded by the coding sequence ATGACGCTCATCTTCACGTCGCCACCCTACAACCTCGGCAAGGCCTATGAAACGCCGATGGCGATCGAGGACTATCTCCAGAGCCAAAGCCAAGTGATTGCCGAGCTATATCGAGTGCTTCGGCCAGAGGGAAGTTTGTGCTGGCAAGTGGGGAATTTTGTTCAAGGGGGAGAGGTTTATCCCTTAGATATTTTGTTTTATCCCCTGTTCAAGCGGTTGGGTTTGAAGCTGCGCAATCGCATCATTTGGAAATTTGGCCACGGTCTCCATGCCACAAAGCGCTTTTCTGGCCGCTATGAAACGATTCTTTGGTTCACGAAGTCCGATCACTATATCTTTCATTTGGATGCGGTGCGTATTCCAGCCAAATATCCGGGGAAACGCCATTTCAAAGGCCCCAATAAGGGCAAACCCTCGGGCAATCCCTTGGGCAAAAATCCATCAGATGTCTGGGAAATAGTTGTTCAGGATTGGCAAGAACTGGTGTGGGATATTCCCAATGTCAAGTCCAATCATCCTGAAAAAACACTGCATCCCTGCCAGTTTCCCATTGAGTTGGTGGAGCGGTGCGTCCTTGCCCTCAGCCATGCAGGGGATTGGGTCTTTGACCCCTATATGGGGGTGGGATCATCCCTCTTGGCTGCCCTAATGCACAATCGGCGGGCGATGGGCTGTGAAAAGGAACCCGCTTATGTCAACATTGCTCGCCAACGAATTCAGGCCTATGAAAATGGCACCCTGCCCTACCGCCCCCTCGGCAGACCGGTGTACACCCCCACAGGACATGAGAAAATAGCACAAATTCCTGAAGAGTGGCAACAGTGA
- a CDS encoding DUF1257 domain-containing protein, protein MSHFSTLRTKITDAEILKASLRDLGITVKTNADVRGYNGQRVRSDIVAVLDGEYDLGWSRNADGTFDLIADLWGVAKKHNQTELINSINQKYAINKTLAEVKRPGLQNANVKLVVHS, encoded by the coding sequence ATGTCTCACTTCAGCACCCTGCGTACGAAAATTACCGATGCTGAAATCTTGAAAGCGTCCCTGCGGGATCTGGGCATTACGGTGAAAACCAATGCCGATGTGCGTGGCTACAATGGCCAACGTGTTCGCTCTGACATCGTCGCTGTCCTCGATGGCGAGTATGATCTGGGCTGGTCTCGCAATGCTGATGGCACCTTTGATCTGATTGCTGACCTCTGGGGTGTGGCCAAAAAACACAACCAGACCGAGCTGATCAACTCGATCAACCAAAAATATGCCATCAACAAAACCTTGGCTGAGGTGAAGCGTCCTGGCCTTCAGAACGCCAACGTCAAGCTCGTGGTGCATAGCTAA
- a CDS encoding AAA family ATPase gives MQEELSILIQAQYPLIYLLTSEEERAEQAIATIAQSQVGPQGRSPRKLYIWTVTHGIVEYGHPRNNSHHNTVSPEAAIQWVVHQREPGIYVFKDLHPFIDSPPVTRSLRDAIASFKSSHKTIILMSPEAAQRIPVELEKEIVVVDYPLPSINELDEVLGEQLDPRNRRLSPEAREKLVKATLGLTRDEAEKVFRKAKVTAGRLTEAEVDIILSEKKQLIRRNGILEYMEVDETIDSVGGLEELKVWLRQRANAFSEKAREYGLPQPKGMLILGVPGCGKSLIAKTTSRLWGLPLLRLDMGRVYDGSMVGRSEANLRNALKTAESISPAILFIDEMDKAFAGGAGSSDSDGGTSSRIFGSFLTWMQEKKSPVFVLATANRVERLPGEFLRKGRFDEIFFVDLPNAEERKEIFRIHLTKRRREIDRFDLEQLANICDGFSGAEIEQAIIAAMYEAFAQGREFTQLDIIAASRATQPLSKTMQEQVTALRDWARQRARPAAASVAEYQRLEF, from the coding sequence GTGCAAGAAGAATTGAGCATCCTAATCCAAGCGCAATATCCGTTGATCTACCTCCTGACCTCTGAAGAAGAGCGGGCTGAGCAGGCGATCGCCACCATTGCCCAAAGTCAAGTCGGGCCTCAAGGGCGGTCTCCCCGCAAGCTCTACATCTGGACAGTGACCCACGGCATAGTCGAGTATGGCCATCCCCGCAACAATAGTCACCACAACACCGTCTCACCAGAAGCCGCCATTCAATGGGTTGTTCACCAACGCGAACCAGGCATCTATGTCTTCAAGGATTTGCACCCCTTCATTGATTCGCCCCCTGTGACTCGTTCTTTACGGGACGCGATCGCCAGCTTCAAGAGCAGCCACAAAACCATTATTCTCATGTCCCCCGAAGCGGCGCAGCGGATTCCCGTCGAACTGGAAAAAGAAATCGTTGTCGTTGACTACCCCCTACCCAGTATCAACGAACTAGATGAGGTTCTCGGGGAGCAACTGGATCCCCGCAATCGTCGCCTCAGCCCCGAAGCACGGGAAAAACTCGTCAAAGCCACCCTTGGCCTGACACGGGATGAAGCCGAAAAAGTCTTTCGCAAAGCCAAAGTGACCGCTGGGCGCCTTACGGAAGCCGAAGTGGACATCATTCTCTCCGAGAAAAAGCAACTCATCCGCCGCAATGGCATTCTCGAGTATATGGAAGTGGATGAAACCATTGATTCAGTCGGCGGTCTAGAGGAACTTAAAGTCTGGTTACGCCAACGCGCCAACGCCTTCAGTGAAAAGGCTCGGGAATACGGCTTACCGCAACCGAAGGGGATGTTAATTTTAGGTGTCCCAGGCTGTGGGAAGTCCCTGATTGCCAAAACCACCTCTCGCCTTTGGGGCTTGCCGTTGCTGCGCCTTGATATGGGTCGAGTCTATGACGGTTCAATGGTGGGGCGATCGGAAGCCAATTTGCGCAATGCCCTGAAAACCGCTGAATCCATTTCCCCTGCCATTCTCTTCATTGATGAAATGGACAAGGCCTTTGCTGGCGGCGCAGGCTCCTCGGACTCCGATGGCGGTACCTCGAGTCGGATCTTTGGCTCCTTCCTCACTTGGATGCAGGAGAAAAAGTCTCCCGTCTTTGTCTTGGCGACAGCCAACCGCGTTGAACGGCTCCCCGGTGAATTTTTGCGCAAAGGTCGCTTTGATGAAATTTTCTTTGTGGATTTGCCCAATGCCGAGGAGCGCAAGGAAATCTTTCGCATTCACCTCACCAAGCGCCGTCGCGAGATCGATCGCTTTGACCTAGAGCAACTGGCCAATATCTGTGATGGCTTTTCGGGTGCCGAGATTGAACAGGCCATCATTGCAGCGATGTATGAAGCCTTTGCTCAAGGGCGCGAGTTTACTCAGTTAGACATTATTGCCGCTAGCCGTGCCACTCAACCGCTTTCCAAGACGATGCAAGAGCAGGTCACGGCACTTCGCGATTGGGCCCGCCAACGAGCGCGTCCAGCGGCTGCTTCAGTGGCTGAATACCAGCGACTGGAGTTCTGA
- a CDS encoding ribbon-helix-helix domain-containing protein: MEDKQKVTLYLSPDVHRQLKIAAVVEQETMSVLAERAIEFLLAHPEVLAEYAEQKHGNVHRVYHCPECASALVLRGDELTALVNQPTVIDDDSLSVPSLSVELVSAR, from the coding sequence ATGGAAGATAAGCAAAAGGTTACGTTGTATCTATCCCCCGATGTGCACCGCCAGCTAAAGATTGCCGCTGTGGTCGAGCAGGAAACGATGTCCGTCCTTGCTGAACGTGCCATTGAGTTTCTACTGGCTCACCCAGAAGTACTGGCGGAATATGCTGAGCAAAAGCATGGCAATGTGCATCGGGTTTACCACTGCCCAGAGTGTGCTAGTGCCCTTGTCCTGCGGGGGGATGAGCTAACGGCCTTGGTCAATCAGCCCACGGTGATTGATGACGACAGCCTCAGTGTTCCTTCGCTCTCCGTCGAGTTGGTGTCTGCCCGCTAG
- the fmt gene encoding methionyl-tRNA formyltransferase, translating into MRIIYFGTPEFALAPLQRLLETETYQVLGVVTQPDRRRGRGNQLSPSPVKALALRHGLPVWQPERLRRDPELPQVLRSLGADVFVVVAYGQILPPSILESPRYGCINIHGSLLPKYRGAAPIQWALYHGERETGVTTMLMDAGMDTGPMLLKQKVSIHLGDTAAALSATLSQIGADLLLETLQQLPQLQPEPQNDAEATYAPLIQKSNYVIDWGRSALALHNQVRAFYPYAYTQWQGTPLKLLQTWPLIPEVAAELPEPLQSFVCEPEASAAAGTVVELIKGWGPVVQTGKGRLLLSQVQLSGRKTQSGWDFINGVRLAIATQFGIVSSAL; encoded by the coding sequence TTGAGAATCATTTATTTTGGCACACCGGAGTTTGCCCTTGCGCCGCTACAACGGCTGCTGGAAACAGAGACCTATCAAGTGTTAGGGGTGGTCACCCAGCCTGATCGGCGTCGGGGACGGGGCAACCAATTATCGCCTTCTCCGGTCAAGGCCTTAGCCCTTCGCCACGGGTTACCGGTTTGGCAGCCGGAACGTCTGCGTCGGGATCCAGAGCTGCCTCAGGTTTTGCGATCGCTGGGAGCCGATGTCTTTGTGGTTGTTGCCTACGGTCAAATCCTGCCCCCGTCGATCCTTGAGAGTCCTCGTTACGGCTGCATCAATATCCACGGCTCACTCCTGCCCAAGTATCGCGGTGCCGCTCCGATCCAGTGGGCACTCTACCATGGCGAGCGGGAAACTGGGGTGACCACAATGCTCATGGATGCCGGCATGGACACTGGGCCGATGCTGCTGAAGCAGAAAGTTAGTATTCACCTAGGGGATACGGCTGCGGCCCTCAGTGCCACCCTCAGTCAAATCGGTGCCGACCTGCTGCTGGAAACATTGCAACAACTGCCGCAGTTGCAACCCGAACCCCAAAACGACGCTGAGGCCACCTATGCACCGCTCATTCAAAAAAGCAACTACGTCATTGATTGGGGGCGATCGGCATTGGCACTCCACAACCAAGTGCGCGCCTTTTATCCCTATGCCTATACCCAGTGGCAAGGGACGCCTTTGAAACTGCTGCAAACGTGGCCGTTGATCCCTGAAGTGGCCGCCGAATTACCCGAACCCTTACAGTCTTTTGTCTGCGAGCCTGAGGCGTCCGCCGCTGCCGGTACGGTAGTGGAGCTAATTAAGGGGTGGGGTCCCGTGGTACAGACGGGCAAGGGTCGCCTGCTGCTGAGTCAGGTGCAGTTGAGTGGTCGCAAAACCCAATCGGGCTGGGATTTTATCAATGGGGTACGGCTGGCGATCGCCACTCAATTCGGTATTGTGTCCTCAGCTCTGTAA